One Desulfobulbus propionicus DSM 2032 DNA segment encodes these proteins:
- a CDS encoding SurA N-terminal domain-containing protein, with amino-acid sequence MLNIIRKNAQSIVVQSIVVIIAIVFIFWGVGTNLNDNPNAVAVVNGKEISYRDFQQNYERAIEGYKQQFGGQLPEKFVESLGVKDQVLNQLIQSELLRQGAEKMGMTISKEATQRKIQDLEVFRDENGRFDLDRYKTVLAQNRLSPTSFEAGIGNDLLMNRAVESLGAFATVSAAELDNWVEFLDQEVKLAYTTVRSSAYEPQVKVDDASLQSWYEQTKQQYKTPPQSKLAYLSFPFADDLKAVAVNDEAVQRYYQEHAELYATPEQRRARHILFKIADGDTAETKAAKKAAAEKVLAQIRGGGDFALLAKQFSEDTSKEKGGDLGFFSRGQMVEPFERSVFSLRTGEISGVVETPYGYHLVKLEEIKPATTRSLEEVRASIRAELERQGVKAITFKKASTAYEEIIRAGSLTKYSEKNAVAVHRTDFFQQDKPPKDTLISDPAFLQSAFALHKGELSSIVETATGYAIIFVEDARESVVPELAIVRERVAADFIKEKSVELARSAAEQMLKTAKEQQRFPSDVERKESAYLKRTGPANGVPEEIRRDAFARLGQGAFPDKVIVEGNTCYLYQILESRRGQGDTDAAKRQALEQQLLAAHKNTLMADWIDQLRKEAKIWTNTKMLQ; translated from the coding sequence ATGCTGAATATTATCAGGAAAAATGCACAGTCGATTGTCGTTCAATCGATTGTGGTGATCATCGCTATTGTTTTCATTTTCTGGGGGGTGGGCACCAATCTCAATGACAATCCCAATGCTGTGGCCGTCGTCAACGGCAAGGAGATCTCCTATCGAGATTTTCAGCAGAACTACGAACGAGCGATCGAGGGCTATAAACAGCAATTCGGCGGTCAACTGCCGGAGAAATTTGTGGAAAGCCTCGGCGTCAAGGATCAGGTGCTCAATCAGCTGATCCAGTCGGAACTGCTTCGACAAGGCGCTGAAAAAATGGGGATGACGATCAGTAAAGAAGCGACCCAGCGCAAGATCCAAGATTTGGAGGTATTCCGCGACGAGAACGGTCGGTTCGACTTGGACCGATACAAGACGGTGCTTGCACAGAACCGCTTGTCGCCCACATCGTTTGAGGCAGGAATCGGCAACGACTTGTTGATGAACCGCGCTGTCGAATCTCTCGGCGCCTTTGCCACTGTTTCCGCTGCCGAGTTGGACAACTGGGTTGAGTTCCTGGATCAAGAAGTCAAGCTTGCCTACACCACGGTGAGGAGCAGCGCCTACGAACCGCAGGTCAAAGTAGACGATGCGAGCCTGCAATCTTGGTATGAACAGACCAAGCAGCAATATAAGACACCGCCACAGAGCAAATTGGCCTACTTGTCTTTTCCTTTTGCCGATGATCTGAAAGCGGTGGCTGTCAACGACGAGGCTGTACAGAGATATTATCAGGAGCATGCCGAGCTCTATGCCACTCCCGAGCAGCGACGGGCGCGCCATATCCTATTTAAGATAGCAGATGGCGACACCGCAGAGACCAAGGCCGCGAAAAAGGCGGCTGCGGAAAAGGTGTTGGCGCAGATCCGAGGAGGGGGGGATTTCGCCCTCTTGGCCAAGCAGTTTTCCGAGGATACCTCGAAAGAGAAGGGTGGCGATCTTGGTTTTTTCAGCCGTGGTCAGATGGTTGAGCCTTTTGAGCGAAGCGTGTTCTCGCTGCGCACGGGCGAGATCAGCGGTGTTGTGGAAACGCCCTATGGGTATCACCTCGTCAAGCTCGAAGAGATAAAACCGGCCACGACCCGCTCCCTGGAGGAGGTGCGTGCTTCGATTCGCGCAGAATTGGAGCGGCAAGGAGTCAAGGCCATTACCTTCAAAAAGGCATCGACCGCCTACGAGGAAATCATCCGTGCCGGCAGCTTGACAAAATACAGTGAAAAAAACGCAGTTGCCGTTCATCGGACCGATTTCTTTCAACAGGACAAGCCACCTAAAGATACCTTGATCAGCGATCCCGCTTTTTTGCAGTCAGCCTTCGCGCTGCATAAGGGGGAACTGAGCTCCATCGTGGAAACGGCGACAGGCTATGCCATAATCTTTGTGGAGGATGCCAGGGAATCCGTGGTTCCCGAGCTTGCCATTGTTCGCGAGCGCGTTGCTGCCGATTTCATCAAGGAGAAAAGCGTGGAGCTTGCGCGGAGCGCCGCCGAACAGATGCTTAAAACCGCCAAGGAGCAGCAGCGGTTTCCGTCTGATGTGGAGCGGAAGGAGTCCGCCTATTTGAAGCGAACCGGCCCAGCAAACGGTGTTCCTGAAGAGATTCGCCGTGATGCCTTTGCCCGTTTGGGGCAGGGTGCATTCCCAGACAAGGTCATTGTCGAGGGGAACACTTGTTATCTTTACCAAATCCTTGAATCCCGTCGCGGACAAGGCGACACGGATGCCGCCAAGCGGCAGGCTCTGGAACAGCAGTTGCTCGCCGCGCACAAGAATACATTGATGGCCGACTGGATTGATCAATTGAGAAAAGAAGCTAAAATTTGGACGAATACCAAGATGTTGCAGTGA
- a CDS encoding TusE/DsrC/DsvC family sulfur relay protein codes for MATIEHKGKTYEVDEDGFLLKGAEEWDENWVDYVKTVEGIVDITDEHQKVIDALQEYYKKNGIAPMVRILSKTTGFPLKRIYELFPSGPGKGACKMAGLPKPTGCV; via the coding sequence ATGGCAACTATTGAGCACAAAGGAAAAACCTACGAGGTGGACGAAGACGGCTTCCTGTTGAAAGGTGCTGAAGAGTGGGACGAGAACTGGGTCGATTATGTAAAGACCGTTGAAGGTATCGTTGACATCACCGATGAGCACCAGAAAGTTATCGATGCCCTGCAAGAGTACTACAAGAAGAATGGTATTGCTCCGATGGTTCGTATCCTTTCCAAGACCACTGGATTTCCGCTGAAACGTATCTATGAACTGTTCCCGTCCGGACCTGGCAAGGGAGCCTGTAAGATGGCTGGTTTGCCGAAACCGACCGGTTGCGTCTGA
- a CDS encoding acylphosphatase: protein MERKRIHARVHGRVQRVAFREYTRREAMRLGLSGWVRNLPDGTVEVQCEGAADNVDLLLAWLSIGSPLSRVTHVEYNETLLQGKTDDPFVIWYAS from the coding sequence ATGGAACGAAAAAGAATTCACGCCCGGGTGCATGGACGAGTGCAACGGGTCGCTTTTCGCGAGTACACACGCAGGGAGGCCATGCGGCTTGGACTTTCCGGGTGGGTGAGAAACTTGCCGGATGGGACAGTGGAGGTACAGTGCGAGGGCGCAGCAGACAACGTCGATTTGTTGCTCGCGTGGTTGTCCATCGGTTCTCCCTTATCTCGCGTGACCCATGTCGAATATAATGAAACCTTGCTGCAAGGGAAGACGGATGATCCTTTTGTCATTTGGTATGCTTCGTGA
- the ligA gene encoding NAD-dependent DNA ligase LigA — protein MDKGRAADRLEELRGQLRFHAHRYYVLDDPIISDGEYDALFRELLALEQEYPELVTADSPSHRVGGPPLHSFAQVEHASPMLSLDNIFDVQELAAFVDKSFRFLKADGPLCFMTEPKLDGLAVELVYRQGMLAVGSTRGDGLVGEDITAQLKTVPSIPLRFINNEGIGGAEELIVRGEVFLSKQGFQLLNQQRQEAGEPLFANPRNAAAGSLRQLDPRITARRRLDFFVYGVANPDSLAAKSQEEVFHGLARLGFPVNPLVQVCATEEEIRQRYHFMLGARHDLTYEIDGIVVKINDLGLQQRLGTTARAPRWAVAWKFPATQATTVVERVEFQVGRTGAITPVAHLRPVEIDGVVVKRATLHNQDEIVRKDLYRYDTVLVQRAGDVIPEIVKVIAEKRDGRQVPILFPAECPECGQPLVQKPDEAAIRCVNPDCPAQQVQKLIHFAGKSGLDIEGLGKKNVEQLVREGLVRSIPDLFNLRMDKLASLDGWGEKSARNILEAIEQRRSLPLAQFIAALGIRHVGEVTASVLAEHFRELRELMAAKKEALLRVEGIGEQTADSVIEYFQDPLTVAMVEQLNRAGVVIRSSTAGGAPLTGRVFLFTGTLQTLSRDEAKQLVKALGAQVATSMSHRVTDVVSGEKAGSKLKKAKEMGLPILTEQQFLPLVARA, from the coding sequence ATGGACAAGGGGAGGGCGGCTGACCGGTTGGAAGAGTTGCGCGGGCAGCTCAGGTTTCATGCGCATCGCTATTATGTACTTGATGATCCCATTATTTCAGATGGCGAGTATGACGCATTGTTTCGGGAACTTTTGGCACTCGAACAAGAATATCCCGAGCTTGTCACCGCAGACTCGCCCAGCCATCGCGTCGGTGGCCCCCCTTTGCATTCCTTTGCCCAGGTGGAGCATGCCTCGCCGATGCTCAGTTTGGACAATATTTTTGATGTGCAGGAGCTTGCTGCCTTTGTCGACAAATCGTTCCGTTTTCTTAAAGCTGACGGGCCGCTGTGTTTCATGACCGAACCAAAGCTGGACGGCTTGGCGGTTGAACTGGTCTATCGCCAAGGTATGCTGGCCGTCGGTTCAACCAGAGGAGATGGGCTTGTCGGTGAGGATATTACGGCACAATTGAAAACCGTTCCGTCTATCCCCTTGCGTTTCATCAACAACGAGGGCATCGGGGGGGCGGAGGAATTGATTGTCCGCGGTGAGGTTTTCTTATCCAAGCAGGGATTCCAGCTGCTCAATCAGCAACGGCAGGAAGCGGGCGAGCCGCTGTTCGCCAATCCAAGGAATGCCGCTGCCGGCTCTTTGCGCCAATTGGATCCGCGAATCACCGCCCGTCGCCGGTTGGATTTTTTTGTGTATGGGGTTGCCAATCCCGATTCTTTGGCGGCGAAGAGTCAGGAGGAAGTCTTTCATGGTCTGGCCAGGCTCGGCTTTCCCGTCAACCCGTTGGTGCAGGTTTGTGCGACCGAGGAGGAAATCAGGCAACGGTATCATTTCATGTTGGGGGCTCGTCATGACCTGACCTATGAAATTGACGGCATTGTGGTCAAGATAAACGATCTTGGCCTGCAGCAACGTTTGGGAACGACGGCGCGCGCTCCGCGCTGGGCGGTGGCATGGAAATTTCCCGCTACCCAGGCGACCACCGTTGTCGAACGGGTCGAGTTTCAAGTGGGACGGACTGGGGCCATCACCCCTGTGGCGCATCTCCGGCCAGTCGAGATTGATGGGGTTGTGGTTAAGCGGGCGACGCTCCATAACCAGGACGAGATTGTACGCAAAGATCTCTATCGTTATGATACGGTGCTCGTTCAACGGGCTGGCGATGTTATTCCCGAGATTGTCAAGGTGATTGCCGAAAAACGAGATGGCAGGCAGGTGCCGATCCTCTTTCCCGCTGAGTGTCCCGAGTGTGGCCAGCCTCTGGTCCAGAAACCGGATGAGGCGGCCATCCGCTGCGTCAATCCCGATTGCCCTGCCCAGCAGGTGCAAAAATTGATTCATTTTGCCGGCAAGAGCGGCCTCGACATCGAGGGGCTCGGAAAAAAAAATGTTGAACAACTTGTCCGTGAGGGGCTGGTCCGCTCCATCCCCGATCTCTTTAACCTTCGGATGGACAAACTGGCCAGTCTTGATGGCTGGGGGGAAAAATCGGCCCGCAATATTCTCGAGGCCATTGAACAACGAAGATCCCTGCCCCTGGCCCAATTTATCGCCGCACTCGGGATTCGCCATGTGGGTGAGGTGACCGCTTCGGTGTTGGCGGAGCATTTTCGTGAGTTGCGCGAGCTGATGGCGGCGAAAAAGGAGGCATTGCTCCGCGTTGAGGGGATTGGCGAACAAACAGCGGATTCCGTGATCGAATATTTCCAGGATCCGCTCACCGTTGCCATGGTTGAACAGCTCAATCGGGCCGGAGTCGTCATCAGGTCGTCGACTGCGGGGGGGGCGCCCCTGACCGGGCGGGTCTTTTTGTTCACCGGAACATTGCAAACCCTTTCAAGGGACGAGGCCAAACAGTTGGTCAAGGCCCTTGGCGCGCAGGTGGCCACCAGCATGAGTCACCGGGTCACCGATGTGGTTAGCGGTGAAAAAGCGGGCAGCAAGCTGAAGAAGGCGAAAGAAATGGGGCTGCCGATCCTCACCGAGCAACAGTTTCTTCCCTTGGTGGCCAGGGCCTAA
- a CDS encoding tautomerase family protein, with product MPYVSIRVAGKLTKEQKQKIAKGVTDVISEAAGKPKESILLFIDEESRDSIAKGGVLIEDM from the coding sequence ATGCCCTATGTCAGTATCCGTGTTGCTGGAAAGCTTACCAAGGAGCAGAAACAAAAAATCGCCAAAGGGGTCACGGATGTGATTTCCGAGGCTGCGGGCAAACCGAAGGAATCGATCCTGCTTTTTATTGACGAGGAGAGCCGTGACAGTATCGCCAAGGGCGGTGTGTTGATCGAGGATATGTGA